From a single Planctellipticum variicoloris genomic region:
- a CDS encoding alpha/beta hydrolase family protein yields MRRLVILFTFCLATASAAFAQTQPVNGVRFDLAALSKVPATFPADDLQVPDVKAFFYEGAPYQGRPTRVFAYTGFPAADPAQPDKKFPAMVLIHGGGGTAFDRWVKVWTSRGYAAIAMDLCGCVPVGTYGKWQRHEHGGPPGWDASFGQLETPIEDQWTWQAVSAAALGHSLLRADPRVDAGRIGVTGISWGGYLTCIVAGVDNRFQFAAPVYGCGYLGDNSAWLPAFEKLGPEQAGLWLRQWDPSIYLGQSAMPMLWVNGTNDFAYPPDSWQKSYRLPTGPRTLCLRIRMPHGHGPAGENPEEIHVMANHILRGEKSLPKVVKQGVTDQVAWVDFESSVALSKAELTFTRDTGRWQDRKWEAAPATIDAATRRVTAEIPADAKVYYLNLFDERNCVVSSEHVER; encoded by the coding sequence ATGCGCCGTCTCGTCATTCTGTTCACGTTTTGTCTCGCCACGGCCAGCGCGGCATTCGCCCAGACTCAACCTGTCAACGGCGTTCGCTTTGATCTGGCCGCACTCTCAAAGGTTCCCGCCACTTTTCCGGCGGATGATCTGCAGGTCCCCGACGTCAAAGCGTTCTTTTACGAAGGCGCCCCGTACCAGGGCCGCCCCACGCGAGTCTTTGCCTACACCGGCTTTCCGGCCGCCGATCCCGCCCAGCCCGACAAGAAATTTCCCGCAATGGTCCTGATCCACGGCGGAGGAGGAACCGCGTTCGACCGCTGGGTCAAAGTCTGGACGTCCCGCGGTTACGCCGCCATCGCCATGGATCTCTGCGGCTGCGTCCCGGTTGGCACTTATGGAAAATGGCAGCGCCACGAGCATGGCGGGCCGCCCGGCTGGGACGCCAGCTTCGGCCAGCTCGAAACTCCGATAGAAGACCAGTGGACCTGGCAGGCTGTCAGCGCGGCGGCCCTCGGCCACTCGCTGCTCCGAGCCGACCCGCGCGTCGATGCCGGCCGGATCGGCGTCACCGGCATTTCCTGGGGCGGCTACCTGACGTGTATCGTCGCAGGCGTCGACAATCGCTTTCAGTTTGCCGCACCGGTCTATGGCTGCGGCTACCTGGGAGACAACTCCGCCTGGCTGCCCGCGTTTGAGAAACTCGGTCCGGAGCAAGCCGGACTCTGGCTCAGGCAATGGGATCCGTCGATCTACCTGGGGCAATCCGCGATGCCCATGCTGTGGGTCAACGGCACCAACGACTTCGCCTATCCGCCCGATTCCTGGCAGAAATCCTACCGCCTGCCGACCGGCCCGCGGACCCTCTGCCTCCGTATCCGCATGCCCCATGGCCACGGCCCGGCGGGGGAGAATCCCGAGGAAATCCACGTCATGGCCAACCACATCCTCCGCGGCGAAAAGTCCCTGCCAAAGGTCGTCAAACAGGGTGTCACTGACCAGGTCGCGTGGGTGGACTTCGAGTCGTCGGTCGCGCTCTCCAAGGCCGAACTGACCTTCACACGCGACACCGGCCGTTGGCAGGATCGCAAGTGGGAAGCCGCTCCCGCCACGATCGACGCTGCCACGCGACGCGTGACCGCCGAGATTCCGGCTGACGCGAAGGTCTACTACTTGAACCTGTTTGATGAGCGAAACTGCGTCGTCAGTTCCGAGCATGTGGAACGCTGA
- a CDS encoding PQQ-binding-like beta-propeller repeat protein, translated as MHSVTSRLSVVCLLTLVTAAPLSAENWPSWRGPHSNGISDEKNLPAAFGPDKNVAWKVRLPGPAGSTPVIWGDRIFLTTVNDNGDLLLLAMDTTGKSLWERQISGGNKNVRGDEGNSASNSPLTDGKLVWSMMADGKLACFDFAGQEIWKVDLQERYGKFSIQFGMTSTPVLDEGILYLQLIHGEGDAKTREACVVALEAGSGKQIWRVDRPSDAYAENEHSYASPVIYQDDRQKYLLTHGADFIVAHRLSDGSEIWRCGELNRKGNYDPTLRFVASPVSIPGLIVVPTAKKGPVLALKPDGAGDITRKPEFHLWTWERTPDVPSPLIADGLVYLCMQDGNLNVLDAASGQEIYFERTHRQRHRASPVLADGKLYLVARDGKVNVIKAGPKFEVLAENDLGEDISSSPAISNGTIYLRTYQHLWAIRQK; from the coding sequence ATGCATTCCGTGACGTCGCGGCTCTCTGTCGTCTGTCTGCTGACGCTGGTGACCGCCGCACCGCTTTCCGCGGAAAACTGGCCGAGCTGGCGCGGTCCGCACAGCAACGGAATCTCAGACGAGAAAAATCTGCCGGCCGCGTTCGGCCCGGACAAGAACGTGGCCTGGAAAGTCCGACTGCCGGGCCCCGCAGGATCGACGCCGGTGATCTGGGGCGACCGGATCTTCCTGACCACGGTCAATGACAACGGCGACCTGCTGCTGCTGGCAATGGATACGACCGGCAAGTCCCTCTGGGAACGGCAGATCTCCGGGGGGAATAAGAACGTCCGTGGAGACGAAGGGAACTCGGCGTCGAACTCGCCGCTGACCGACGGCAAGCTGGTCTGGTCCATGATGGCCGACGGCAAGCTGGCGTGCTTCGATTTCGCGGGGCAGGAGATCTGGAAAGTCGACCTCCAGGAGCGGTATGGCAAGTTCTCGATTCAGTTCGGCATGACGTCGACCCCCGTGCTGGATGAAGGCATCCTGTATCTGCAGCTCATCCACGGCGAAGGAGACGCCAAAACCCGCGAAGCCTGCGTGGTGGCGCTGGAAGCAGGTTCCGGCAAGCAGATCTGGAGGGTCGATCGTCCCAGCGATGCGTATGCCGAGAACGAGCACTCGTATGCGTCGCCGGTCATCTATCAGGACGATCGGCAGAAGTATCTGCTGACGCACGGGGCCGACTTCATCGTGGCCCATCGTCTCAGCGACGGCTCGGAAATCTGGCGTTGCGGCGAGCTCAACCGCAAAGGAAACTACGACCCGACCCTGCGGTTCGTGGCCTCGCCGGTGTCGATTCCGGGACTGATTGTCGTCCCGACGGCGAAAAAGGGACCGGTCCTCGCGTTGAAGCCGGACGGCGCGGGCGACATCACCCGCAAGCCGGAATTCCACCTCTGGACCTGGGAGCGGACTCCGGACGTCCCGTCGCCGCTGATCGCCGACGGACTGGTGTATCTCTGCATGCAGGACGGCAACCTCAACGTGCTGGACGCGGCCTCGGGCCAGGAGATCTACTTCGAGCGGACGCATCGTCAGCGCCACCGCGCTTCGCCTGTCCTGGCCGACGGAAAGCTGTACCTCGTCGCTCGTGACGGCAAGGTCAACGTCATTAAGGCGGGGCCAAAGTTTGAAGTGCTTGCCGAGAATGACCTGGGTGAAGACATTTCTTCCTCCCCGGCCATCTCCAACGGGACGATCTACCTGCGAACCTACCAGCATCTCTGGGCGATCCGGCAGAAATAG
- a CDS encoding class I SAM-dependent methyltransferase, whose protein sequence is MADDLTPADPSVVLDLMEAFRRSKTMFAAVSLGVFDTLADGPQTLQSLTASLAANEDALGRLLDACVCLQLLERQGDAYGNTPTATAYLCQQSPQRLTGYINFSNTVMWQLWSNLEDAVREGTHRWQQTYGWDGPIFASFFKTEESLHEFLMGMNGYGLISSPHVAGAFNLSGYHRLVDLGGATGHLAIAACRRYPHLQATVFDLPDAMPLARTTIDGSGVADRIQLVPGDFFQDELPEGDLYALGRILHDWNEKKIIRLLEKIYARLPEGGALLIAEKLITEERDGPRWALMQSLNMLTCTEGKERTLSEYEDLLKSVGFSRVSGCRTPSPLDATLAVK, encoded by the coding sequence ATGGCCGACGACCTGACCCCCGCCGATCCGTCGGTCGTACTTGATCTGATGGAAGCTTTCCGCCGCTCCAAGACCATGTTCGCCGCGGTCTCGCTCGGCGTCTTCGACACGCTCGCCGACGGGCCGCAGACGCTGCAATCCTTGACGGCATCGCTCGCAGCCAACGAAGACGCCCTCGGCCGGCTGCTGGACGCCTGCGTCTGCCTGCAGCTCCTGGAGCGACAAGGCGACGCCTATGGAAATACGCCAACGGCCACGGCCTATCTTTGCCAGCAAAGTCCTCAGCGGCTGACCGGCTACATCAACTTCTCCAACACGGTGATGTGGCAGCTCTGGTCGAATCTCGAAGACGCGGTGCGCGAGGGAACGCATCGCTGGCAGCAGACCTATGGCTGGGATGGCCCGATTTTCGCCAGTTTCTTCAAGACTGAGGAGTCGCTGCACGAGTTTCTGATGGGGATGAACGGCTACGGTCTGATCAGTTCTCCCCACGTGGCGGGAGCGTTCAACCTCTCCGGGTATCACCGACTGGTCGATCTGGGAGGAGCAACGGGGCATCTTGCGATCGCGGCCTGTCGACGCTATCCGCACCTGCAGGCGACCGTTTTCGATCTGCCGGACGCGATGCCGCTGGCCCGAACGACGATCGACGGTTCCGGCGTCGCCGACCGAATCCAGCTCGTGCCAGGCGATTTCTTCCAGGACGAGCTGCCTGAGGGAGATCTCTACGCCCTCGGCCGGATTCTCCACGACTGGAACGAGAAAAAGATCATCCGTCTGCTGGAGAAGATCTACGCACGTCTCCCCGAGGGGGGCGCGCTGCTGATCGCCGAGAAATTGATCACCGAGGAACGGGACGGCCCGCGGTGGGCGCTCATGCAGTCTTTGAACATGTTGACGTGCACCGAGGGTAAGGAGCGGACGCTCTCGGAATATGAAGACTTGCTGAAATCGGTCGGATTTTCGCGGGTATCCGGCTGCCGGACCCCTTCCCCGCTCGACGCCACGCT